A stretch of Calditrichia bacterium DNA encodes these proteins:
- a CDS encoding PorV/PorQ family protein, with translation MRILAFIILIIPQLMWAQLFPNLGGQRVGISTAQFLKIGVGARSVGMGESYVAVADDIESLYWNPAGIALFDKNAVFFSHTQWVVDVKMEYVGAVYHINQSNSIGAAITYLHTEDMVETTELQPFGTGRMFSFGDFLLGLTYARNMTDQFSFGLSVKFMHETIADLTMRAVLFDLGTYYKTGWKSTRFAVSVSNFGNDMAPTGTSLNTNLNNEQTEITEYQSFAPPTVFRIGIAGELMDRENHRVTGSIQLNHPNDNAENVNLGMEYWWKETLAFRSGYKTAQVEESFSLGVGLHFPITMADFRLDYAYTNFGRLGEVNRLAVQLLF, from the coding sequence ATGCGAATTTTGGCTTTTATTATTTTGATCATCCCGCAATTGATGTGGGCACAATTATTTCCAAATCTTGGCGGACAACGCGTCGGGATTTCCACAGCGCAGTTTCTGAAAATCGGTGTCGGTGCCCGATCTGTTGGTATGGGCGAATCGTATGTTGCAGTTGCGGACGATATCGAATCGCTGTATTGGAATCCTGCAGGAATTGCCCTTTTCGACAAAAACGCGGTGTTTTTCTCCCACACACAATGGGTAGTGGATGTGAAAATGGAGTACGTTGGAGCGGTTTATCACATCAATCAGTCGAACTCGATTGGTGCGGCGATCACTTACCTGCACACCGAAGATATGGTGGAAACTACGGAATTGCAGCCTTTCGGCACCGGGCGGATGTTCAGCTTCGGGGATTTTTTACTCGGGCTAACCTACGCTCGCAACATGACGGATCAGTTTAGCTTTGGTTTGTCTGTCAAATTTATGCATGAAACCATCGCCGATTTAACGATGCGTGCGGTGCTGTTCGATTTGGGAACCTATTACAAAACCGGTTGGAAATCGACCCGGTTTGCGGTGTCAGTTTCCAATTTTGGCAATGATATGGCGCCAACAGGCACATCGCTGAATACAAATTTGAACAATGAGCAAACGGAAATTACCGAATATCAATCGTTTGCACCGCCAACTGTTTTTCGCATCGGCATTGCCGGTGAACTGATGGATCGCGAAAACCACCGGGTTACCGGATCAATTCAGCTCAATCACCCGAATGACAACGCGGAAAATGTCAACCTGGGAATGGAATACTGGTGGAAAGAAACCCTGGCATTTCGGAGCGGCTACAAAACTGCGCAGGTTGAGGAAAGTTTTTCGCTGGGCGTCGGATTGCATTTTCCGATTACCATGGCGGATTTCCGGCTGGATTATGCCTACACCAATTTCGGGCGGCTTGGCGAAGTGAACCGGCTTGCCGTTCAATTATTGTTTTAA
- a CDS encoding TonB-dependent receptor produces the protein MKKMILLFFICLSSAMAFAQQTGSIRGIVTDRENGEVLIGVNVLVKGTYYGATTDGDGFYLISDVAPGDYTLEISYIGYKVVQKTSVQVVANESVTINVALESSPLALGQEVEVIGEKPLLDLEETSTVRNMTAEDIDKTIANDALQLVSQQVGVVEQDNEIHIRGGRTYEAQYLLDGISVQDPLSGTGYGLNISANAISEVEVITGGFKAEYGQATSGIVNVKTKTGGDKYEGYLSYKSDHLGMFKNESFSFNTDHYEFNFSGAEPISSKMLPWINVDIPGKMYFFLNVYTYLSDDYTRATATQLRSSIAPKISLFGSELTDETTFAPRQNNSWSALFKLTWKIAPKYTLTYSYNRSLSINQNTQSLQTNLEYVEPTPGFPYDFSKNLDNFNTFTHDNEQSSLTWQHTLNNKTFYELRLSRYYAQLRADWDGRHWSEYLQPVDVTRLPVTYFNPGNDPDKVRVIPGDGFYDYGNDFTWHDHYVDWFTLKGDITSVVNDIHTVKAGFEGAFKEMQLIDIADPYVEGGFGSSQDIYRVHPADGAFYIQDDIKFKGFYLDIGTRLDWWMPGAFVDRAVLGDNSSFTEGLQEQYLDETFSVFGNRFKARLMPRLGVSHPVSNNMMLYFNYGHFSKLPRPQFVYAKLGESRFKSSFQRFGNPTLDPETSVKYELGLRYKLTNDDVISVNAYYNDIFDYIQTVSVPQVRRGIDGITYINLDYARGRGMEIEYRTRFAKYFSGSFNGSYSIITTKSSSSDDGLLLAQNLLDEQPIKEVFARWDRPWQLSANLSINVPKGDNPNMFGLKLPSDWQMNFRWFAQSGRRYTPVEFVQIRPNDGRPIYQSTTDQTEFFSQIGKHWKWADLSFTKYFGIAGMEYGLTLEVKNLFNDQNPTIINPVTGNAYEFGDDVPEGWNDPRYPDVFYPISSPFPSDPSRWRTPRNIRMGLFMKF, from the coding sequence ATGAAAAAAATGATATTGCTATTTTTCATCTGTTTGAGCAGCGCAATGGCATTTGCCCAACAAACCGGATCGATTCGCGGCATCGTGACCGATCGCGAAAATGGCGAAGTGCTCATCGGTGTTAACGTGCTGGTGAAAGGCACTTATTACGGTGCAACAACAGATGGCGACGGCTTCTATTTGATTAGCGATGTTGCGCCCGGCGATTACACGCTGGAAATCAGTTACATCGGCTACAAAGTGGTGCAGAAAACCAGTGTTCAGGTTGTCGCAAACGAATCGGTGACGATCAACGTTGCGCTGGAATCTTCGCCGCTGGCGTTGGGGCAGGAAGTGGAAGTGATCGGCGAAAAGCCGTTGCTGGATCTGGAAGAAACGAGCACCGTTCGCAACATGACGGCAGAGGACATCGATAAAACCATCGCCAATGACGCGCTGCAACTGGTCAGTCAGCAGGTTGGTGTTGTGGAGCAGGACAACGAAATCCATATTCGCGGCGGTAGAACCTACGAAGCGCAATATTTGCTGGACGGTATTTCCGTTCAGGATCCGCTTTCCGGCACCGGTTACGGGCTGAACATCAGCGCCAACGCTATTTCAGAAGTTGAGGTGATCACCGGCGGTTTCAAAGCTGAATACGGGCAGGCGACTTCCGGTATCGTAAATGTGAAAACCAAAACCGGCGGTGATAAATACGAAGGTTATTTATCGTATAAATCAGATCATCTTGGTATGTTTAAAAACGAATCGTTCAGCTTTAACACCGATCATTACGAGTTTAATTTTAGCGGAGCGGAACCGATTTCTAGCAAAATGCTGCCGTGGATTAATGTGGATATTCCCGGTAAAATGTATTTTTTTCTCAATGTTTACACCTATCTTTCGGATGATTACACCCGGGCAACAGCAACGCAATTGCGCTCATCCATCGCGCCGAAAATTTCGCTATTCGGCTCGGAGCTGACCGACGAAACAACTTTTGCGCCGCGACAGAACAACAGTTGGTCTGCATTGTTCAAACTGACCTGGAAAATCGCGCCGAAATACACGCTGACGTATTCCTACAATCGGTCGCTATCGATTAATCAGAATACCCAATCGCTCCAAACCAACCTGGAGTATGTGGAGCCGACACCTGGATTCCCATACGATTTTTCCAAAAACCTGGACAATTTTAACACATTTACCCATGACAACGAGCAAAGCTCGCTAACTTGGCAACATACGCTGAATAACAAAACGTTTTACGAACTGCGGTTGAGCCGTTATTACGCACAGCTCCGTGCGGATTGGGACGGACGCCACTGGTCGGAATATTTGCAGCCGGTGGATGTGACGCGACTGCCTGTTACCTATTTTAATCCCGGAAACGATCCGGATAAAGTTCGGGTGATTCCCGGTGACGGATTTTACGATTACGGCAACGATTTCACCTGGCACGATCACTATGTGGACTGGTTCACGCTGAAAGGCGACATCACCAGCGTTGTAAATGATATTCACACCGTCAAGGCCGGTTTTGAAGGCGCATTCAAAGAAATGCAGTTGATCGACATTGCTGATCCGTATGTGGAAGGCGGTTTTGGTTCCAGCCAGGATATTTACCGGGTTCATCCGGCGGACGGTGCATTTTACATTCAGGATGATATCAAATTTAAAGGATTCTATCTGGACATCGGCACGCGACTGGATTGGTGGATGCCCGGCGCATTTGTCGACCGCGCAGTGCTCGGCGATAATTCCAGCTTTACCGAAGGATTGCAGGAGCAATATCTGGATGAAACATTCAGCGTGTTTGGCAACCGTTTCAAAGCCCGGTTGATGCCGCGTTTGGGCGTTTCGCACCCGGTTTCCAATAATATGATGTTGTATTTCAACTACGGTCATTTTTCCAAATTACCGCGCCCGCAATTTGTTTATGCAAAGCTCGGTGAATCGCGTTTCAAATCGTCTTTCCAGCGATTCGGCAACCCGACGCTCGACCCGGAAACCAGTGTAAAATATGAACTTGGCTTGCGCTACAAATTGACGAACGACGATGTGATCAGCGTGAACGCGTATTACAACGATATTTTTGATTACATCCAAACCGTGTCTGTGCCGCAGGTGCGCCGGGGAATTGACGGGATTACTTACATCAATCTGGATTACGCCCGCGGTCGCGGAATGGAAATCGAGTATCGCACCCGTTTTGCCAAATATTTTTCCGGAAGCTTTAACGGCAGTTACTCGATCATCACCACAAAATCCTCGTCATCCGATGACGGTTTGCTGCTTGCTCAAAACCTGTTGGATGAGCAGCCTATCAAAGAGGTTTTCGCCCGTTGGGACAGACCGTGGCAACTCTCTGCAAACCTTTCGATCAACGTGCCCAAAGGGGATAATCCGAACATGTTCGGGTTAAAATTACCGAGTGACTGGCAGATGAATTTCCGCTGGTTTGCGCAATCCGGACGCCGGTATACGCCGGTTGAATTTGTTCAGATTCGCCCGAATGACGGTCGCCCGATTTACCAATCCACCACCGACCAGACCGAATTTTTCAGCCAGATCGGCAAACACTGGAAATGGGCAGACCTGAGTTTTACCAAATATTTTGGCATCGCCGGGATGGAATACGGGTTGACGCTCGAAGTCAAAAATTTGTTTAACGATCAAAACCCGACGATCATCAATCCGGTTACCGGCAACGCTTACGAATTTGGCGATGACGTTCCGGAAGGCTGGAATGATCCCCGCTATCCGGATGTGTTTTACCCGATTTCGTCACCGTTTCCGTCCGATCCTTCGCGCTGGCGGACGCCACGGAATATCCGAATGGGCTTATTTATGAAATTTTGA